The genomic stretch CAAGCCCCGTTCTTTTCGCGAAACCAGTGACGGCCCTTCCATGACACCGCCAGCCACCGGCCTTCTCCCCGCCGGTTACGGGCCATTTCTCGCCGACCTCAAATCCCGTATCCGTTCCGCCCAGATCCGAGCTTCCTTGGCTTCGAACCGGGAGATGATCCAATTGTACTGGGACATTGGCAAGGACATCGCCGTACGGCAAGCAGCCGACGGATGGGGTGCGGCTGTGGTTGATCAGTTGGCTGTTGATCTGAGCCGGGAATTCACGGGAATTGAAGGGTTTTCCAGAACCAATCTGTATCGAATGAGATCGTTCTATATTGCTTGGGCAGAGGTAGTTATAAATGTCCCACAACCTGTGGGACAAATTCTCCCACAACTTGTGGGAGATTTGAAAACCGCAAATGTCGCACAGCCTGTGCGACAAATAGGCGACGCAATTCTGCCACAGGTTGTGGCAGATTTACCATGGGGCCAGAATATCACCCTTCTTGAGAAGGTCGCCGACTATGCCGAACGCCTTTGGTATGCCAACATGGCCTTCGAAAACGGCTGGAGTCGTAGCATTCTGACGCTCCAAATCGAATCCGACTTATTCCACCGCCAGGGCAAAGCGATCACCAATTTCGCGGCCACGCTCCCGCCGCCGCAATCGGACTTGGCGCAGCAAATTGTGAAAGATCCATACACTTTCGATTTTCTCACCCTTACCGATCCGGCTCGGGAGCGGGAAGTTGAGGAACAGCTTGTAGGCCATGTGGCCAAGCTCCTGCTGGAGATGGGGGCGGGGTTCGCATTTGTCGGACGTCAGTTCCACCTAGAAGTCGCCGAGAAGGATTACTACCTTGACCTCCTCTTCTACCACACGCGATTGCACTGCTACGTGGTGGTTGAACTCAAAGCGGGCGAATTCAAGCCGGAATACGCCGGCAAACTCAACTTCTACCTTTCGGCGGCCGACGACCATATCCGCCAGGCAGAGGACAAACCGACCATCGGCCTGCTTTTATGCCGCCAGAAAGACAAGATCGAGGTCGAATACGCCCTGCGCGACATGCGCAAGCCGATCGGCGTTGCCGAATGGCAAACCAAACTCGTCCGTCGCCTACCAATCGACCTGCGGCCAAGCCTACCCACCGTCAAAGAAATCGAAACCGCCCTTGCATCCCTCACCGACAACCAAGGGGCGGGAAAATGAAGCGCCAATTTCCAACAGTGTATTCCCCTTTTCTGGAGGGACGGGCTCCGTCCCGACCAATTGTGCAACGCCCCGTTGCACAATTATGTTTACATAAC from bacterium encodes the following:
- a CDS encoding PDDEXK nuclease domain-containing protein, coding for MTAKQKPLIYKAGKPKPRSFRETSDGPSMTPPATGLLPAGYGPFLADLKSRIRSAQIRASLASNREMIQLYWDIGKDIAVRQAADGWGAAVVDQLAVDLSREFTGIEGFSRTNLYRMRSFYIAWAEVVINVPQPVGQILPQLVGDLKTANVAQPVRQIGDAILPQVVADLPWGQNITLLEKVADYAERLWYANMAFENGWSRSILTLQIESDLFHRQGKAITNFAATLPPPQSDLAQQIVKDPYTFDFLTLTDPAREREVEEQLVGHVAKLLLEMGAGFAFVGRQFHLEVAEKDYYLDLLFYHTRLHCYVVVELKAGEFKPEYAGKLNFYLSAADDHIRQAEDKPTIGLLLCRQKDKIEVEYALRDMRKPIGVAEWQTKLVRRLPIDLRPSLPTVKEIETALASLTDNQGAGK